In a genomic window of Pedobacter sp. KBS0701:
- a CDS encoding SUMF1/EgtB/PvdO family nonheme iron enzyme, which translates to MFKKLIAAALIFYPCAKISAQTPGDSYTQSINGTKLKFDMQAIPAGKFKMGSKTGKPDEQPVHEVKLDAFWIGKHEVTWDIFEPFLYRDYEKQASTSAIPAEVDAVTRPTKPYLDMTFGMGKANQPAVAMTQYNAIQFCKWLYMRTGIFYRLPTEAEWEYACKAGTESNYSFGEDATKLGDYAWYKDNSDNKTHQVGQKKPNPWGLFDMYGNVSEWTYDQYLADFYSQSKDKTAENPVAVPEKLYPNVVRGGSYDETPDNLTSTTRLASDPSWKQLDPQIPKSNWWFPEAPFVGMRLVRPVKTPSKADIDAYYNKQPIKDF; encoded by the coding sequence ATGTTTAAAAAGTTAATTGCCGCAGCATTAATATTCTATCCCTGCGCAAAAATTTCGGCACAAACGCCGGGTGATTCGTACACGCAATCCATCAATGGAACCAAATTAAAATTCGATATGCAGGCTATACCGGCAGGCAAATTTAAAATGGGAAGCAAAACAGGAAAACCAGATGAGCAACCTGTTCATGAGGTTAAACTTGATGCTTTCTGGATTGGAAAACATGAAGTAACCTGGGATATTTTTGAGCCTTTTCTTTACCGTGATTACGAAAAACAAGCCAGTACAAGCGCTATTCCGGCTGAAGTAGACGCCGTTACCAGGCCCACAAAACCCTACCTTGATATGACTTTTGGTATGGGTAAAGCGAACCAGCCGGCGGTAGCCATGACCCAATATAATGCCATCCAGTTTTGTAAATGGCTTTATATGCGTACAGGTATTTTTTATCGTTTACCAACAGAGGCAGAATGGGAATACGCCTGTAAAGCCGGAACCGAAAGCAATTATTCTTTTGGTGAAGATGCTACCAAACTAGGCGATTATGCCTGGTATAAAGATAACAGCGACAACAAAACACACCAGGTAGGGCAAAAAAAACCAAATCCATGGGGATTATTTGATATGTATGGAAACGTTAGCGAATGGACATACGATCAATATCTTGCCGATTTTTATAGTCAAAGCAAAGATAAAACTGCAGAGAACCCGGTGGCAGTACCCGAAAAACTCTACCCAAATGTAGTTCGCGGCGGCTCTTATGATGAAACACCAGATAATTTAACCTCAACAACCAGATTGGCTTCTGATCCATCATGGAAACAATTAGATCCGCAGATTCCTAAAAGTAATTGGTGGTTCCCTGAAGCTCCTTTTGTAGGCATGCGCCTGGTACGCCCTGTAAAAACGCCTTCAAAAGCAGATATAGATGCGTATTACAATAAGCAACCGATAAAAGACTTTTAA
- a CDS encoding DNA alkylation repair protein, protein MNLTETLSKLESLGEEKVRAMHIKNGARENIFGVKMGDIRAIAKKIKTDHELALQLWETENIDARLLAILILKPKALSAAQIEQMVSSENFTWAADWFYNYIVKEYPDKEQFREKWMNSENIMLARAGWSLTSGRITRAPEGIDIPAILDRIEKEMPKVAPEIQWTMNTALAQIGINHPIYREKALAIGEKHGIYRNYPVSKGCTSPFAPIWINEMVSRQK, encoded by the coding sequence ATGAATCTTACAGAAACTCTTTCAAAACTAGAATCGCTCGGCGAAGAAAAAGTCCGCGCCATGCACATTAAAAACGGTGCCAGAGAAAACATTTTCGGCGTTAAAATGGGCGATATTAGAGCCATCGCCAAAAAGATCAAAACAGACCACGAGCTTGCACTTCAACTCTGGGAAACTGAAAATATCGATGCCCGGCTGCTGGCCATTTTAATCCTGAAACCAAAAGCACTATCGGCAGCACAAATTGAGCAAATGGTCTCTTCAGAAAACTTTACCTGGGCAGCTGATTGGTTTTACAATTACATTGTTAAAGAATACCCCGATAAGGAACAATTCAGGGAAAAGTGGATGAATTCGGAAAATATTATGCTGGCCCGCGCAGGCTGGAGCTTAACCAGCGGACGTATAACCAGGGCACCTGAAGGAATAGATATCCCAGCAATTCTTGATCGGATTGAAAAAGAAATGCCAAAAGTAGCACCCGAAATCCAATGGACCATGAATACTGCATTGGCCCAGATTGGCATTAACCACCCAATTTATAGAGAAAAAGCCTTAGCCATTGGCGAAAAACATGGCATTTACCGCAATTACCCTGTTTCTAAGGGCTGTACTTCTCCCTTTGCACCAATCTGGATTAATGAAATGGTAAGCCGCCAAAAGTAG
- a CDS encoding quinone-dependent dihydroorotate dehydrogenase gives MYRLIKPIFFKFDPENVHYFVVKRLKWFNDKFPLGKTIIRSSFDVHIKGLEREVFGIKFRNPVGLAAGFDKNGEYVEPLSNLGFGFIEVGTVTPMPQPGNDKPRMFRLPNDEALINRMGFNNKGVDVMAERLRLLKDKHPDIVVGGNIGKNKATPNEDAVSDYIKCFDRLFDVVDYFVVNVSSPNTPGLRELQEKEPLKKILNTLQQRNRKNDISRPILLKIAPDLTDAQLDDIIEIVAETKIAGIIATNTTISRENLATEKDLTGETGGLSGKPVKERSTEVIRYLSEKSNKAFPIIGVGGIHSAKDAKEKLHAGASLVQLYTGFIYEGPGLIKSICKALV, from the coding sequence ATGTATCGCCTTATTAAACCAATATTCTTCAAGTTTGACCCTGAAAATGTACATTATTTTGTAGTTAAGCGGTTAAAATGGTTTAATGATAAATTTCCATTGGGTAAAACCATTATCCGCAGCAGCTTTGATGTGCACATTAAAGGCTTAGAACGCGAGGTTTTTGGGATAAAATTCAGAAATCCTGTTGGCCTGGCTGCCGGATTTGATAAAAACGGTGAATATGTGGAGCCACTTAGTAATTTAGGATTCGGATTTATTGAAGTGGGTACGGTAACACCAATGCCTCAGCCTGGAAATGATAAACCCCGAATGTTCCGTTTACCTAATGATGAAGCTTTAATTAACCGGATGGGCTTTAACAATAAAGGAGTAGATGTAATGGCGGAACGTTTGCGTTTATTAAAAGATAAACATCCTGACATTGTGGTAGGTGGGAATATCGGTAAAAACAAGGCTACGCCAAATGAAGATGCAGTAAGCGACTATATTAAATGTTTCGACCGTCTTTTTGATGTAGTAGATTATTTTGTAGTGAATGTAAGTTCGCCAAATACACCAGGTTTACGCGAACTGCAGGAAAAAGAGCCGTTAAAAAAAATCCTCAATACCTTACAGCAGCGCAACCGTAAAAACGATATTTCTCGTCCGATTCTGTTAAAAATTGCGCCAGACTTAACTGATGCACAATTAGACGATATTATAGAGATTGTAGCAGAAACGAAGATTGCAGGCATTATTGCCACCAATACCACCATTAGCAGAGAAAATCTGGCTACGGAGAAAGATTTAACTGGCGAAACCGGCGGTTTGAGTGGTAAACCTGTTAAAGAACGTTCTACTGAGGTCATTCGTTATCTCTCAGAAAAATCAAACAAAGCTTTTCCGATTATTGGGGTAGGTGGAATACATTCAGCAAAGGATGCAAAAGAGAAACTGCATGCTGGTGCATCTTTAGTTCAATTGTATACTGGTTTTATATATGAGGGGCCAGGATTGATTAAAAGCATCTGTAAAGCGTTGGTTTAA
- a CDS encoding DUF5103 domain-containing protein codes for MQKILIPVLFFISTFAFAFAQNDTKFTNENKIYLPNIKTVLCYNTNKEQSLPVIMLNSSETITFSFDDLLAGTQNYWYTIEHCTAEWETSKISSIDYLGSFNDDRIINYRYSSNTARKYTHYEISLPNNQIQPKIGGNYVLKVYLDGDKNKPVISQRFYMLDNQVAVAAEVSNSMQVEDRNYKQKINFTINHTFPIPNPYQDIKAVVMQNFNANTIQVNTKPAFVRPNQLVYNDLNTNDFWGDNEFRKFDTRSLRYKADNVKDIYRDNQSVNVMLFQDAARTIGAFANQYDENGNFFIRNTDGRDDKTEAEYMSVLFTLNAPAPSQNGDAYVVGRFNNYTMSNENKLLYDANRKQFYGNVILKQGLYDYEYAWYNKETKVMETKPFEGAFFQTENSYQIFVYYRRPGARWDTLVGFTNLSNKVSDGR; via the coding sequence ATGCAGAAAATATTAATCCCGGTTTTATTTTTCATCTCTACTTTTGCTTTTGCTTTTGCACAAAACGATACAAAGTTTACCAACGAGAATAAAATTTATCTTCCAAATATTAAAACTGTGCTTTGCTATAACACTAATAAAGAGCAAAGTTTACCTGTTATTATGCTCAATTCATCAGAAACGATCACTTTTTCTTTCGATGATCTACTTGCAGGCACCCAAAATTACTGGTATACCATTGAACATTGCACCGCAGAATGGGAGACTTCAAAAATTTCGAGCATCGATTACTTAGGCAGTTTTAACGACGACCGCATCATCAATTACCGCTATTCATCCAACACGGCAAGAAAATATACGCACTACGAGATCAGCTTACCTAATAATCAAATCCAACCTAAAATTGGCGGCAATTATGTATTAAAAGTCTATTTAGATGGCGACAAAAACAAGCCGGTTATTTCGCAGCGCTTCTATATGCTCGATAATCAGGTTGCTGTAGCGGCAGAAGTAAGCAATTCCATGCAGGTAGAAGACAGGAATTATAAACAAAAAATCAACTTTACTATTAATCATACTTTCCCTATCCCTAACCCCTATCAGGATATAAAAGCTGTGGTGATGCAGAATTTTAATGCGAATACCATTCAGGTTAATACCAAGCCAGCCTTTGTACGGCCAAACCAATTGGTTTATAACGACCTCAATACGAATGATTTTTGGGGAGACAACGAATTTAGAAAATTTGATACGAGAAGTTTGCGTTATAAGGCAGATAATGTGAAGGATATTTATCGCGATAATCAATCCGTAAACGTCATGCTTTTTCAGGATGCAGCCAGAACGATCGGTGCGTTTGCCAACCAGTACGATGAAAACGGAAACTTTTTTATCCGCAATACCGACGGAAGAGATGATAAAACCGAAGCAGAGTACATGAGTGTTTTGTTTACGTTAAATGCGCCTGCACCCAGCCAGAATGGCGACGCCTATGTGGTTGGCCGGTTTAACAATTACACCATGAGCAATGAAAATAAACTACTCTACGATGCCAACAGGAAACAGTTTTACGGTAACGTGATCCTTAAACAAGGTCTCTATGATTATGAGTATGCCTGGTATAATAAAGAGACCAAAGTAATGGAAACCAAACCTTTCGAGGGTGCATTCTTCCAGACCGAAAACAGTTACCAGATTTTTGTTTATTACCGCCGGCCGGGCGCACGTTGGGACACGCTCGTTGGTTTTACCAATTTAAGCAATAAAGTTTCAGACGGAAGGTAA
- a CDS encoding Rrf2 family transcriptional regulator: MSNSRFPISLHILTLLNEAKGAVVSSEYLAGSININPVLVRKEIMNLRKHGFVESKEGKGGGSFLAKSAKDINLGEVYQSVRSSNVLGQHKNEPNPKCPVGRQINQHLDSLYSNAEHALIANLSKQTLADFASAFE, translated from the coding sequence ATGAGCAATAGCCGGTTTCCAATCTCCCTTCACATCTTAACCTTATTAAATGAGGCGAAAGGTGCTGTTGTGAGTTCAGAGTACCTGGCCGGAAGTATCAATATCAATCCCGTTTTGGTACGCAAGGAAATTATGAATTTACGGAAACATGGTTTTGTTGAAAGTAAAGAAGGTAAAGGGGGAGGTTCGTTTCTGGCTAAAAGTGCCAAAGATATTAATCTGGGCGAAGTGTACCAATCGGTTAGAAGCAGCAATGTGTTGGGGCAACATAAAAATGAACCGAATCCTAAATGTCCGGTCGGTAGGCAGATCAACCAACATTTAGATTCCCTGTACAGCAATGCAGAGCATGCGCTGATCGCCAATTTATCAAAACAGACATTGGCAGATTTTGCCTCGGCGTTTGAATAA
- a CDS encoding FAD:protein FMN transferase: MRYRFLLFILPLIFAFSFKKEVKQYKIDGYAQGTDYAIMYYATDSLATKAGIDSLLNEIDLSMSLYKKGSLINQFNAAQKEIKTDRFINDVLKRSFEINQDTKGIFDITVAPLVQAWGFGPKEAKKEPDPAVIKSILACVGMRNLKLKNGLLSKLKPCIQIDLNGIAQGYSVDLIAAYLEQKGIKQYVAELGGEIRISGPKPNGETMKIGIEGPDKDGTPVIRHIAAINSGAITTSGNYRKFHQSGKKKISHLIDPKTGYPLNNEMISVTVYAKDAITADGYDNALMAMHLKDAMAFVESRKNLEAYFVYHQKDGTVADTLTTGFKKLITH; encoded by the coding sequence ATGCGTTACAGGTTTTTGCTTTTCATTTTGCCACTGATTTTTGCCTTTTCATTTAAAAAAGAAGTGAAGCAGTATAAAATTGATGGTTATGCACAAGGAACCGATTACGCAATAATGTACTATGCTACTGATAGTTTAGCCACTAAAGCTGGCATAGATAGCTTATTGAACGAAATTGATTTATCGATGTCGCTTTACAAAAAGGGATCATTGATAAATCAATTTAATGCTGCCCAAAAAGAAATTAAAACCGATCGTTTTATAAACGACGTGCTGAAAAGGAGTTTCGAGATCAACCAGGATACAAAGGGCATTTTTGACATTACGGTTGCCCCATTGGTACAAGCCTGGGGTTTTGGGCCAAAAGAGGCTAAAAAAGAACCCGATCCTGCTGTAATTAAATCGATATTGGCCTGTGTAGGCATGAGAAACCTGAAGTTAAAGAATGGTTTATTAAGCAAACTAAAGCCCTGTATACAAATCGATTTAAATGGAATTGCCCAAGGTTACAGTGTCGATTTAATTGCCGCTTATCTTGAACAAAAAGGAATTAAACAATATGTAGCTGAATTAGGAGGCGAAATCCGGATTTCAGGACCTAAACCCAATGGCGAAACCATGAAAATTGGCATTGAAGGCCCGGATAAGGATGGAACGCCGGTAATCAGGCATATCGCTGCGATAAATTCTGGTGCAATTACCACTTCAGGCAACTACCGCAAATTCCACCAGAGCGGCAAGAAAAAAATTTCTCACCTGATCGATCCTAAAACCGGCTATCCTTTAAATAATGAAATGATTAGTGTAACGGTATACGCCAAAGATGCCATTACAGCCGATGGATATGATAATGCCTTAATGGCCATGCATCTCAAAGATGCCATGGCTTTCGTAGAAAGCAGAAAAAACCTTGAGGCTTATTTTGTGTACCATCAAAAAGATGGCACAGTCGCTGATACGTTAACTACAGGATTCAAAAAATTAATTACACACTAA
- a CDS encoding Gfo/Idh/MocA family oxidoreductase: MKKPVNQQDRRDFLKATAMLAGGAMLSSIPLAGAYASGSDTIKIALIGCGDRGTGAAFQALSTKFNLKLVAMADAFQDRLDSSYQSLSSKFAAKMDVPKERQFVGFDAYLKAIPLADVVLLTTPPGFRPIHFEEAVKQNKQIFMEKPVAVDAPGIRKVLAAAEEAKKKKLNVVVGLQRRYQTNYRESMKRINDGAIGDIMSGQVYWNSGGVWVRPRTANQTEMEYQMRNWYYFNWLCGDHIVEQHVHNIDIANWIKNGHPVSVQGTGSRAWRTGKDYGEIYDNHSIELTYADGAVIHSQCRHFEGISNRVDETFQGTKGKIYLSGSNQAIMKDYSGKELYNHNTKGNANPYQTEHDELFDAVSKGEYKFSNVDYAATSTFSSIIGRYATYSGQTIKWDEALASNISLMPERFAWDANPRLMPDEKGLYPIAMPGQTKVI; encoded by the coding sequence ATGAAAAAACCAGTTAACCAACAAGATCGTCGCGATTTTCTAAAAGCAACAGCCATGCTGGCCGGCGGGGCCATGTTAAGCAGCATTCCACTGGCCGGCGCGTATGCATCAGGATCCGATACCATTAAAATTGCCTTAATAGGCTGTGGCGATCGTGGTACCGGAGCAGCTTTCCAGGCATTAAGCACTAAATTTAACCTAAAACTGGTTGCCATGGCCGATGCTTTTCAAGATCGGTTAGACAGCAGTTACCAATCTTTAAGTTCTAAATTTGCAGCAAAAATGGATGTTCCAAAAGAACGCCAGTTTGTAGGTTTTGATGCGTATTTAAAAGCCATTCCATTAGCTGACGTAGTGTTGCTAACCACGCCTCCGGGCTTCCGTCCGATCCATTTTGAAGAAGCAGTTAAACAGAATAAACAAATTTTCATGGAAAAACCTGTTGCTGTAGATGCGCCGGGTATCAGAAAAGTATTGGCCGCAGCCGAAGAAGCGAAAAAGAAAAAATTAAACGTTGTAGTAGGTTTACAGCGCCGTTACCAGACCAACTATCGCGAATCGATGAAACGTATTAACGATGGTGCCATTGGCGATATCATGTCGGGCCAGGTATACTGGAACAGCGGTGGCGTTTGGGTACGTCCGCGCACAGCAAACCAAACCGAAATGGAATACCAAATGAGAAACTGGTATTATTTCAACTGGTTGTGCGGCGATCATATTGTGGAGCAACATGTACACAATATCGATATTGCCAACTGGATAAAAAACGGACATCCGGTTTCGGTACAGGGAACAGGTAGCCGTGCCTGGAGAACAGGGAAAGACTATGGAGAAATTTATGATAACCACTCTATCGAATTAACTTATGCCGATGGTGCCGTAATCCATAGCCAGTGCAGGCATTTTGAAGGCATCAGCAACCGTGTGGATGAAACTTTTCAGGGTACCAAAGGCAAAATTTACCTTTCAGGCAGCAACCAGGCCATTATGAAAGATTACAGTGGTAAAGAACTCTATAATCACAATACCAAAGGTAACGCCAATCCGTACCAAACCGAGCACGACGAACTGTTCGATGCAGTTTCTAAGGGAGAATATAAATTCAGTAATGTAGACTATGCTGCAACAAGCACATTCTCGTCAATTATCGGTCGTTATGCAACTTATTCTGGTCAAACCATTAAATGGGATGAGGCTTTAGCTTCGAACATCAGTTTAATGCCTGAGCGTTTTGCATGGGATGCTAACCCAAGGTTAATGCCTGATGAAAAAGGACTATACCCTATTGCCATGCCCGGACAAACCAAGGTGATCTAA
- a CDS encoding ABC-F family ATP-binding cassette domain-containing protein, whose product MISINNLTFLIGSRALYDDANWHIKPGDRAGLIGANGTGKSTLLKIIVGEYAPSSGTVSMSKDLKIGYLNQDLLSYDSHHSILHVAMEAFERQNQLHDEIEELLKKIETDYSEEVLFKLSDKQQEFEALDGYNIEYRANEILAGLGFSTADQLRPLNTFSGGWRMRVMLAKILLQTPDILLLDEPTNHMDLPSIKWLENYLMSFEGAIVIVSHDRYFLDKIVNRTVESRKGKLTVYAGNYSFYVEEKALRGEIQKGEFKNQQAKIKQEERLIERFKAKASKAKMAQSRMKALDKMERIDDVDDDNPTVNFAFKFSKPSGRHVVRIEHANKSYPNVHILDDAEGVIEKGDKIALIGANGKGKSTLLRMIAGTEKFEGFCETGHNVTTTFFAQHQLESLHLENSILEELQAFAPKHSDTELRSILGCFLFTGDDVFKKIKVLSGGEKSRVALAKSLTTDSNFLILDEPTNHLDIQSVNILIQALDQFEGTFIAVSHDRYFLDNVANKIWFIEGGKIKQYPGTYAEYEEWNSKRVIPAAKPIPVKMPEKPKAEPKPVTANTTNQLKKLNDELQKTEKLIAELEQNVKNIEAELADENVYAKADKLAEANKRYLSAKQDLDNSQSKWETLAAEIMELEG is encoded by the coding sequence ATGATTTCAATAAATAATTTAACTTTCCTGATTGGCTCAAGAGCCTTGTACGATGACGCGAACTGGCACATAAAACCTGGCGACAGAGCTGGTTTAATTGGCGCCAATGGAACAGGAAAATCAACACTTTTAAAAATAATTGTAGGCGAATATGCTCCGAGTTCGGGTACTGTTTCCATGTCGAAAGACCTGAAAATTGGCTACTTAAACCAGGATCTACTTTCTTATGATTCGCACCATAGCATTTTGCACGTGGCCATGGAAGCTTTTGAGCGCCAAAATCAGTTGCATGATGAAATTGAAGAGCTACTTAAAAAAATCGAAACGGATTATAGCGAAGAGGTTTTATTTAAATTAAGCGATAAACAGCAAGAGTTTGAAGCTTTAGATGGCTATAACATCGAATATAGAGCTAACGAAATTCTGGCCGGTCTGGGTTTTAGCACGGCAGATCAGTTACGTCCGTTAAATACCTTCTCGGGAGGGTGGCGAATGCGGGTAATGCTGGCCAAAATATTATTACAAACTCCTGATATCTTATTACTGGATGAGCCTACCAACCACATGGATTTACCTTCTATTAAGTGGTTAGAAAATTATTTAATGAGTTTTGAAGGCGCCATTGTAATTGTATCTCACGATAGGTATTTCTTAGATAAAATTGTAAACCGTACGGTCGAATCTCGTAAGGGCAAGTTAACCGTATATGCAGGTAACTATAGCTTCTATGTGGAAGAAAAAGCCTTACGTGGAGAAATCCAAAAGGGTGAATTTAAAAATCAACAGGCCAAAATTAAACAGGAAGAACGCTTAATTGAGCGTTTTAAAGCGAAGGCGAGCAAGGCTAAAATGGCCCAATCGCGGATGAAAGCTTTAGACAAGATGGAGCGTATTGACGATGTTGATGATGATAACCCAACCGTAAATTTTGCTTTCAAATTTTCTAAACCATCAGGCAGGCACGTGGTACGGATAGAACATGCCAATAAGAGTTATCCAAATGTGCATATTTTAGATGATGCTGAGGGTGTGATCGAAAAAGGCGATAAAATTGCCTTGATCGGTGCCAACGGTAAGGGTAAATCTACTTTATTGAGAATGATTGCCGGAACTGAAAAATTTGAAGGTTTCTGCGAAACGGGTCATAATGTTACCACCACTTTCTTTGCGCAGCACCAGTTAGAGTCGCTGCATTTAGAAAATTCAATTTTAGAAGAATTACAGGCATTTGCCCCAAAACATAGCGATACTGAATTACGGAGTATTTTAGGTTGTTTCCTTTTTACCGGTGATGATGTTTTCAAAAAGATCAAAGTGCTTTCCGGAGGAGAAAAATCGCGTGTGGCCCTTGCTAAATCTTTAACAACAGATTCTAACTTCCTGATTCTGGATGAGCCTACCAACCACCTGGATATCCAATCGGTAAACATTTTGATCCAGGCACTGGACCAATTTGAAGGTACTTTTATTGCCGTATCTCACGATAGGTATTTCTTAGATAATGTGGCCAACAAAATCTGGTTTATAGAAGGAGGAAAAATTAAACAATACCCTGGTACTTATGCCGAATATGAAGAATGGAATAGCAAAAGGGTAATACCTGCAGCTAAACCTATTCCGGTTAAGATGCCGGAGAAGCCAAAAGCAGAACCAAAACCGGTTACCGCCAATACTACCAACCAGTTGAAAAAACTGAATGACGAGCTGCAAAAAACAGAAAAACTGATCGCAGAGCTGGAACAAAATGTGAAAAACATTGAAGCAGAACTGGCAGACGAGAATGTTTACGCTAAAGCCGATAAATTAGCAGAAGCCAACAAACGTTATTTATCTGCCAAACAAGATTTAGACAACAGCCAAAGTAAATGGGAAACACTGGCTGCTGAAATTATGGAGCTGGAAGGTTAG
- a CDS encoding NAD(P)-dependent oxidoreductase has product MKVALIGASGFVGKAILNELVSRGNEVIAIARDTDKIESTDDLVTKIAVDVLETEKLAAALKGADAVVSAFNAGWTNPNLYNDTVEGANAIETAVKASGVKRYIFIGGAGTLQIDGHQIVDGPNFPAEYKPGATAVRDYFNTLKQEKELDWLFFSPAIEMHQGITTGRTGKYRLGKTSPVFNEEGRSILSVEDLAIVIADELENKAHHQEQFTAGY; this is encoded by the coding sequence ATGAAAGTAGCATTAATTGGGGCCTCCGGATTTGTAGGCAAAGCCATCTTGAACGAATTAGTAAGTCGTGGAAATGAAGTGATTGCCATTGCACGCGATACCGACAAAATTGAAAGTACCGATGATCTTGTGACTAAAATCGCTGTAGATGTTTTAGAAACGGAAAAATTAGCAGCAGCTTTAAAAGGTGCTGATGCCGTAGTAAGTGCTTTTAATGCGGGGTGGACCAACCCAAATTTATATAACGATACAGTAGAGGGCGCGAATGCCATTGAGACTGCTGTAAAAGCATCGGGCGTTAAACGTTACATTTTTATCGGTGGAGCAGGTACCCTGCAGATTGATGGTCACCAAATTGTAGATGGGCCGAACTTCCCTGCCGAATACAAGCCAGGTGCAACAGCAGTAAGAGATTATTTTAATACGCTAAAACAAGAAAAGGAATTAGATTGGTTGTTTTTTAGTCCTGCAATTGAGATGCATCAAGGGATCACCACCGGCCGTACCGGAAAATACCGCTTGGGTAAAACTAGCCCGGTTTTTAATGAGGAAGGGCGTTCTATTTTATCGGTAGAAGATTTGGCGATTGTTATTGCTGATGAGCTGGAAAATAAAGCACATCACCAGGAGCAGTTTACTGCAGGATATTAG
- a CDS encoding hydroxypyruvate isomerase family protein — MKRSEFIRNSLLTAGAITTGAGLTNTFAAEKTNTMLSDKTFNLDYAPHQGMFQNHAGKSFLDQIQFMYDKGFRSIEDNGYLGRSVEEQEKIGNLLAKLGMRMGVFVVDGGDNWKTSLTTGRKEFKDKFVETCKKSVEAAKRCNAKWLTVVPGFYERTLPYGNQFANVIDAMRAGAEIFEPHGLIMVLETLSDTPELFLQKTNETYAVCKAVKSPSCKILYDIYHMQRTEGDLIKTIDRCWDEIAYIQIGDNPGRKEPTTGEINYKNLFKHLHAKGYKGVMGMEHGNSKGGKEGELAVISAYRAEDNFL; from the coding sequence ATGAAAAGAAGTGAGTTTATAAGAAATAGCCTGCTTACAGCTGGTGCAATAACAACGGGAGCAGGATTGACCAATACTTTTGCTGCTGAAAAGACAAATACTATGTTAAGCGATAAAACTTTTAACCTTGATTATGCACCACACCAGGGCATGTTCCAAAACCATGCAGGTAAGAGTTTTTTAGATCAGATCCAGTTTATGTATGATAAAGGTTTCCGTTCCATCGAAGATAACGGTTATCTCGGTCGTTCTGTTGAAGAACAGGAGAAAATCGGCAATTTACTGGCGAAACTGGGCATGAGGATGGGCGTTTTTGTGGTAGATGGTGGCGATAACTGGAAAACCTCTTTAACCACCGGTAGAAAGGAGTTTAAGGATAAATTTGTCGAAACCTGCAAAAAATCGGTAGAAGCTGCAAAACGCTGTAATGCCAAATGGCTTACCGTAGTACCAGGTTTTTACGAACGTACCCTGCCTTATGGAAATCAGTTTGCCAATGTAATCGATGCCATGCGTGCCGGGGCCGAAATCTTTGAACCCCACGGTTTGATTATGGTCTTGGAAACCCTGAGCGATACCCCGGAACTTTTCCTGCAAAAAACAAATGAAACCTACGCCGTTTGTAAAGCGGTTAAAAGTCCTTCATGTAAAATTCTTTATGACATTTACCACATGCAACGTACAGAAGGCGACTTAATTAAAACCATCGATCGTTGCTGGGACGAAATTGCCTACATCCAGATCGGCGATAATCCTGGCCGCAAAGAACCGACAACCGGAGAAATTAATTATAAAAACCTGTTCAAACACCTGCATGCCAAAGGCTACAAAGGCGTTATGGGTATGGAGCATGGCAATTCTAAAGGCGGAAAAGAGGGTGAGCTGGCTGTTATTTCGGCTTATAGGGCTGAGGATAACTTTTTATAG